A window of Cohnella herbarum contains these coding sequences:
- the rlmH gene encoding 23S rRNA (pseudouridine(1915)-N(3))-methyltransferase RlmH, with amino-acid sequence MHIQIVSVGKLKESYLVQGIAEYVKRLGPYARITLTEVADEKAPEVLSPAEERQVVGREGDRILAQIKEDAHVVALAIGGELWSSEDLASHLDKLGTYGKSHVAFVIGGSLGLSEAVLKRADKKLSFGRLTYPHQLMRLVLVEQIYRAFRINRGEPYHK; translated from the coding sequence ATGCATATTCAGATTGTCAGCGTCGGTAAATTAAAGGAGTCCTATCTTGTTCAAGGGATCGCGGAATACGTCAAACGACTTGGCCCTTATGCGCGCATAACATTAACCGAAGTAGCCGACGAGAAAGCGCCGGAAGTTCTCAGCCCGGCGGAAGAGCGACAAGTGGTCGGCCGCGAAGGTGATCGTATACTTGCCCAGATCAAGGAAGATGCTCACGTTGTCGCTCTTGCCATCGGCGGAGAACTATGGTCGTCCGAAGATCTCGCGTCGCATCTCGATAAACTCGGCACCTACGGCAAGAGCCACGTCGCCTTCGTCATCGGCGGCTCGCTCGGTCTGTCCGAAGCCGTACTCAAACGCGCGGATAAGAAGCTGAGCTTCGGCCGGCTCACCTACCCTCATCAGCTAATGCGACTCGTATTGGTTGAGCAGATCTATCGGGCTTTTAGGATTAATCGGGGGGAACCTTACCATAAGTGA
- a CDS encoding YwbE family protein, translated as MAGNGKIRNDVKPGLEVDIVLKQDQRTGKLTRGVVKDLLTNSPQHPHGIKVRLQDGQVGRVQNIVSGEGI; from the coding sequence ATGGCAGGGAACGGAAAAATTCGCAACGACGTTAAGCCGGGACTGGAAGTCGATATCGTATTGAAGCAGGACCAACGGACGGGAAAATTAACGCGGGGTGTCGTGAAGGATTTATTGACGAATTCGCCCCAGCATCCACATGGGATCAAGGTCAGGCTGCAGGATGGCCAAGTCGGACGGGTTCAGAATATCGTTAGCGGCGAAGGCATTTAG
- a CDS encoding YhgE/Pip domain-containing protein — protein sequence MAIFKQKLLWIGIIIVMVVLIVFGAAMMGSVLGTKPKELPVALVVMDKPAELPTGGALAIGEMIREKLTANTQLPLTWAVVESEEAARAGMDEHDYYGALVIPADLSSGLLSLASPTLKPATVQIIANDGMNAQAATVVKQVLGQAMKAVSLELSNQLLGQIGQQTGGQIPVATAQALLSPIVIQEESIHAVGVNNASGNAPGLLTQIMWMGSLVTGMILFLSIQKTVAAGARRWTVILSQTVAGVAIVGVASGFLVWMASSWYGMELAQTMDTWLYLWLGGAVFFLLQSMLLNWIGLPAMAILVLLMFFSMPVLNMAPEFLSQTTHDWIYSWTPLRFVSGGLREVMYYGGLDSVSTNASVLWIIGGAFLVLLLASSVKRASTKSNAAA from the coding sequence GTGGCTATATTTAAGCAAAAATTGTTGTGGATCGGGATTATTATCGTCATGGTCGTACTGATCGTCTTCGGAGCGGCGATGATGGGGTCCGTGCTGGGCACGAAACCGAAAGAGCTTCCCGTTGCGTTAGTCGTAATGGATAAGCCCGCTGAATTGCCGACGGGAGGAGCGCTAGCGATCGGGGAGATGATCCGGGAGAAGCTGACGGCGAATACGCAGCTTCCGTTGACTTGGGCAGTCGTTGAATCCGAGGAAGCGGCTCGGGCAGGGATGGACGAACACGATTATTACGGAGCTTTGGTTATTCCCGCCGATTTAAGTAGCGGTTTGCTATCGTTAGCGTCACCGACTCTTAAGCCTGCAACCGTTCAAATTATCGCGAACGACGGTATGAACGCGCAGGCCGCGACGGTCGTGAAGCAAGTATTAGGCCAAGCGATGAAGGCCGTTAGCTTGGAATTATCGAATCAATTGCTCGGGCAGATCGGACAGCAGACCGGAGGACAGATTCCGGTAGCGACGGCGCAAGCTTTGCTCTCGCCGATCGTGATCCAGGAAGAAAGCATCCATGCGGTCGGCGTGAATAACGCGAGCGGCAATGCGCCGGGATTGCTTACCCAGATCATGTGGATGGGAAGCTTGGTGACGGGGATGATCCTGTTCCTGTCCATCCAGAAGACGGTAGCGGCAGGGGCTCGCAGATGGACGGTGATCCTGTCTCAGACGGTAGCCGGAGTCGCGATCGTAGGCGTGGCATCGGGATTCCTGGTCTGGATGGCTTCATCCTGGTACGGCATGGAGCTAGCGCAAACGATGGATACATGGCTGTATCTGTGGCTAGGGGGCGCGGTGTTCTTCCTCTTGCAGTCGATGCTGCTGAATTGGATCGGGCTTCCGGCGATGGCGATCTTGGTGCTGCTCATGTTTTTCTCGATGCCGGTTCTCAATATGGCTCCCGAGTTCTTATCGCAGACGACGCACGACTGGATTTATTCCTGGACTCCGCTTCGTTTCGTTTCCGGGGGATTGCGCGAAGTCATGTATTACGGCGGACTGGACTCGGTCAGTACGAACGCATCCGTGTTATGGATTATCGGGGGAGCGTTCCTCGTTCTCCTGCTGGCATCAAGCGTGAAAAGGGCGAGTACGAAGTCGAACGCGGCGGCATAA
- a CDS encoding S-layer homology domain-containing protein codes for MSKAKEYGIINGYEDGTFRPADTITREEAMSLVIRAMELSGVETTVNTTDIEVTLSKLAGNEEISVWAKPAVASAVKIGIVNGSDAGLKPASEMTRAETAVIVQQMLKKAKLID; via the coding sequence GTGTCGAAGGCGAAGGAATACGGGATCATCAATGGGTACGAGGATGGAACGTTCCGTCCTGCGGACACCATCACGCGCGAGGAAGCGATGTCTCTCGTCATACGGGCCATGGAGCTGTCGGGAGTAGAAACAACGGTTAACACGACTGATATCGAAGTGACATTATCCAAGCTTGCCGGGAATGAGGAAATAAGCGTATGGGCTAAACCTGCCGTTGCTTCGGCGGTGAAGATTGGAATCGTCAACGGCAGCGATGCGGGCTTGAAGCCAGCGAGTGAAATGACGCGAGCGGAAACGGCCGTTATCGTCCAGCAGATGTTGAAGAAAGCTAAACTCATTGATTAA
- a CDS encoding response regulator transcription factor → MERILIVDDEADIRQLICLHIERAGMQAVEAPSGREAIELMKSRSFDLMILDLMMDDCNGFEVLRYVQESKPKTLVIVLSARMQEQDKITTLGLGADDYITKPFSPLELIARVQANIRRYLPKRGNHSETLSFNGLVLDLNNNTLECYGVHHILTPVEFELFHLFMRNPDRILTKREIYQQIWKHENYDENNLRVYINRLRKILESPSSSVNHFQTVRGIGYRFSGDGL, encoded by the coding sequence ATGGAACGGATACTCATCGTGGACGACGAAGCCGATATTCGTCAATTAATTTGTCTCCATATCGAACGTGCCGGCATGCAAGCGGTAGAAGCCCCATCCGGGAGAGAAGCCATCGAATTGATGAAGAGCCGCAGCTTTGACCTCATGATTCTTGATTTGATGATGGACGACTGCAACGGCTTCGAAGTACTGAGGTATGTGCAGGAAAGTAAACCGAAAACGCTTGTTATCGTCCTTAGCGCAAGGATGCAAGAACAGGACAAAATCACCACGTTAGGCTTGGGTGCCGATGATTACATCACGAAACCATTCAGTCCGCTGGAGCTCATCGCTAGAGTTCAAGCGAATATCAGGCGATATCTTCCTAAACGCGGGAACCATTCCGAAACGTTGAGCTTCAACGGACTCGTTCTGGATTTGAACAATAACACCCTTGAATGCTACGGGGTGCATCATATTTTAACGCCGGTGGAGTTCGAGCTCTTCCATCTCTTTATGCGTAATCCCGATCGTATTCTAACCAAAAGAGAAATCTATCAACAAATTTGGAAGCATGAAAATTATGACGAAAATAACTTAAGGGTTTATATCAATCGGCTTCGCAAAATATTGGAGAGTCCCTCATCATCGGTTAATCATTTTCAAACGGTTCGCGGAATCGGCTACCGGTTTTCGGGAGATGGGTTATGA
- a CDS encoding sensor histidine kinase, translated as MRLSTKLWLLVVSSFFLSLFLFIVFSLLTGKQFDNGYSLNSLNKFIHTAIEQMKDEQAFAKDQAQPILDNLHRQHPQLRLEWISSEGIPIYDTSGQTTPYSFKELTDRFVPLPTNLWTEGEIVTLAASADKDGQSYYLLVSLPSEAMKSGQIYFFIRSYQTLLTLTIPLLVAFLTPFFLSLWFFYSMNRRLRKLNFALNQVNLRGEEIELHDNSKDEISQLNTHYNEMTQRIRKQVAQIEQFESKRKMLLFNLSHDLRTPLTMILGYAETIRVEHYKDKRELQVSARNILQHSRYMERLLNQILDISKQDVDAQKIQFTNEDVCEIIRKIIADYLLIIDEKNLVLEFNIPKAEVFIEMNTSLIERAVRNILDNAIRYGSEGKYLGLQIIEEEKTVLIAIMDKGKGVSQEDREHVFNRFYRSSGRQGEGLGIGLSIVKDIVEAHQGSVEMSSIPQVETAFRIRLPKQRTNVDEP; from the coding sequence ATGAGATTAAGTACGAAGCTATGGTTGCTCGTCGTTTCTAGCTTCTTCCTGAGCCTTTTTCTATTTATTGTGTTTTCCTTGTTGACGGGTAAACAATTCGACAATGGATACAGTCTGAACTCGTTGAACAAGTTCATCCATACCGCAATCGAACAAATGAAGGACGAGCAAGCTTTTGCCAAGGATCAGGCACAGCCTATTCTGGACAACCTTCATCGGCAGCATCCGCAGCTTCGGTTGGAGTGGATTTCCTCGGAAGGCATACCGATCTATGATACTTCCGGCCAAACGACTCCGTACAGCTTCAAGGAACTGACGGATCGGTTCGTTCCCTTGCCTACCAATCTATGGACCGAAGGGGAAATCGTTACCTTGGCTGCCTCTGCCGACAAAGACGGACAGTCCTATTACTTACTGGTTAGTCTGCCGAGCGAAGCGATGAAATCCGGTCAGATCTATTTTTTCATACGCTCATACCAAACGCTATTAACATTAACCATTCCTCTCCTGGTCGCATTCTTAACCCCCTTCTTCCTTTCCCTATGGTTCTTTTACTCTATGAATCGGCGGTTGCGCAAACTGAATTTCGCGCTTAATCAGGTCAATCTGCGAGGCGAGGAAATCGAACTGCACGATAACTCCAAAGATGAAATCAGCCAACTTAACACCCACTACAATGAGATGACCCAAAGAATTCGTAAGCAGGTCGCTCAGATCGAACAGTTCGAAAGTAAGCGGAAAATGCTTCTATTCAACTTGTCCCATGACCTCCGCACCCCGTTAACGATGATTCTTGGATACGCGGAGACCATTCGAGTGGAGCACTACAAAGATAAGAGAGAGTTACAAGTCAGCGCAAGAAACATTTTGCAGCATTCCAGGTACATGGAACGTTTGCTCAATCAAATCTTGGACATCTCCAAGCAAGATGTGGACGCTCAGAAAATTCAATTTACCAACGAAGACGTATGCGAGATCATTCGAAAAATAATCGCCGATTATTTATTAATAATCGATGAGAAAAACCTCGTGCTTGAATTTAACATCCCCAAAGCGGAGGTTTTCATCGAAATGAATACTTCGCTGATCGAGCGGGCCGTACGCAATATCCTCGACAATGCGATCCGTTATGGAAGCGAAGGGAAATATCTAGGTCTCCAAATCATTGAAGAGGAGAAAACGGTGCTCATAGCGATTATGGACAAAGGCAAAGGGGTCTCGCAGGAGGATCGGGAGCACGTTTTCAATCGCTTTTATCGCAGCAGCGGTAGGCAGGGCGAAGGACTCGGTATCGGCCTCTCCATTGTGAAGGA